Proteins from one Flammeovirgaceae bacterium genomic window:
- a CDS encoding aminotransferase class I/II-fold pyridoxal phosphate-dependent enzyme, whose protein sequence is MVIDLRSDTVTKPTKEMHEAMMGAEVGDDVFGEDPSIKALEEKCATLLGMDAGVYCPSGTMTNQIGIKVLTQPYDEVICFKGAHIYKYEGGGLSGNSLVSARLLEGDRGRIAVKEVEENINAYSDPHQPRTSVVALENTVVKEGGSYYTLEQVRELSEFSRSKGLKMHLDGARLFNALTETKDEARGYGKYFDTISICLSKGLGAPVGSVLVCKKEFEHQARRMRKVFGGGMRQAGYLAAAGIYALDHHIKRLGDDHKRARELGAVLGQLEWVEQVKPVDTNIVIFVVAKGLTPGQVLQKLEKENIKALKFGPQEIRMVTHLDFTDDMLAQARDAFRKLF, encoded by the coding sequence ATGGTAATAGACTTGCGAAGCGACACGGTGACAAAGCCCACGAAGGAAATGCATGAGGCCATGATGGGCGCTGAAGTGGGCGATGATGTTTTTGGCGAGGATCCTTCCATAAAAGCCCTGGAAGAAAAATGCGCCACCCTGCTGGGCATGGATGCGGGGGTATATTGCCCGTCAGGCACCATGACCAACCAAATTGGCATTAAAGTGCTGACCCAACCCTATGACGAGGTAATTTGTTTTAAGGGGGCGCATATATATAAGTACGAAGGGGGAGGGCTTTCGGGAAACAGCCTGGTGAGCGCCAGGCTCCTCGAAGGCGACCGCGGGCGTATCGCAGTAAAGGAAGTGGAGGAAAACATTAACGCATACAGCGACCCGCACCAGCCGAGGACTTCCGTGGTGGCCCTTGAAAACACGGTAGTGAAGGAAGGGGGCAGCTATTACACCCTGGAACAGGTCAGGGAACTGAGCGAATTCAGTCGTTCCAAGGGTTTGAAAATGCACCTTGACGGGGCCCGGCTCTTCAATGCCCTCACCGAAACAAAGGATGAGGCCCGGGGTTATGGGAAATATTTCGATACGATTTCCATTTGCCTGTCGAAAGGATTGGGGGCACCTGTGGGTTCGGTATTGGTGTGCAAAAAGGAATTTGAGCACCAGGCGCGCAGGATGAGGAAGGTTTTTGGCGGAGGGATGCGGCAGGCAGGCTACCTGGCAGCGGCCGGTATTTATGCCCTGGACCACCATATTAAAAGGTTGGGCGATGACCACAAGAGGGCAAGGGAACTGGGTGCGGTGCTGGGGCAACTGGAGTGGGTGGAACAGGTAAAGCCGGTGGATACCAATATTGTGATTTTCGTGGTGGCCAAGGGGCTTACGCCCGGGCAGGTTTTGCAAAAATTGGAAAAGGAGAACATAAAGGCATTGAAATTTGGCCCGCAGGAAATAAGGATGGTCACGCACCTGGATTTTACCGATGACATGCTGGCACAGGCCAGGGATGCGTTCAGGAAGCTTTTCTAA
- a CDS encoding stage II sporulation protein M, with product MREANFIRQNKQRWEEFEKIVAHPKQAPADKLAELFVQITDDLSFSRTQYPNSRTTQYLNALAGKIHLGIYKNKREATGRFIAFWKTELPLILYEVRKPLLYAFLIFVVAGGIGAASTAYDDTFVRLVLGDGYVNMTLENIKNGNPTQVYAGTGPVEMFFQITLNNILVSFRVFVYGVFASIGTGFYLFYNGLMVGTFLMFFYQESELAHALPVIMLHGTVELSSIVVAAAAGFVMGNSLLFPGTYSRLASFKMGALKGLKIVVGLIPFFILAGFIESFITRFAFMHWGIKALVIGTSAFLMAYYFIVYPIQLKHHEHHRTT from the coding sequence ATGAGGGAGGCAAACTTTATCAGGCAAAACAAACAAAGATGGGAAGAGTTTGAAAAGATCGTTGCCCATCCCAAGCAGGCCCCTGCCGATAAACTGGCCGAACTCTTCGTTCAAATTACAGACGACCTCTCCTTCTCCCGCACCCAATACCCCAATAGCAGGACCACGCAATACCTCAATGCCCTGGCAGGAAAAATCCACCTGGGGATATATAAAAACAAAAGGGAGGCCACGGGCCGGTTTATTGCCTTCTGGAAAACCGAGTTGCCCCTCATCCTGTATGAAGTGCGAAAACCGCTGCTTTATGCCTTTTTGATTTTTGTGGTGGCCGGGGGCATAGGGGCGGCCTCCACCGCTTATGACGACACGTTTGTGCGGTTGGTCCTTGGCGATGGATACGTGAACATGACTTTGGAAAACATCAAAAACGGCAACCCCACCCAGGTATATGCCGGTACCGGCCCGGTCGAAATGTTCTTTCAGATCACCCTGAACAATATACTCGTCTCGTTCAGGGTTTTCGTCTATGGCGTTTTTGCCTCAATAGGCACGGGCTTTTATTTGTTTTACAATGGGCTCATGGTAGGCACGTTCCTGATGTTTTTTTACCAGGAAAGCGAACTGGCCCACGCGCTGCCGGTGATCATGCTGCATGGCACCGTTGAGCTGTCCTCCATTGTAGTGGCCGCGGCTGCCGGGTTTGTTATGGGCAACAGCCTGTTGTTCCCGGGCACGTATTCCCGGCTTGCTTCTTTCAAAATGGGCGCCCTTAAAGGGCTTAAAATCGTGGTGGGCTTGATCCCTTTTTTTATACTGGCAGGGTTTATAGAGTCTTTCATCACGCGCTTTGCCTTTATGCACTGGGGCATCAAGGCATTGGTCATTGGCACATCGGCATTTCTGATGGCCTATTATTTTATTGTCTATCCGATCCAACTCAAACACCATGAACACCACCGCACCACTTGA
- a CDS encoding DUF4129 domain-containing protein: MPGANPHNAKRATEMRGCAIAIFILWMPAIGLAGNGHALPDTTGMVKAAENDFVPPAPNDSIRVMAREFTPQKIERFKSDKDFDYREPLTLAESLWDRFWEWAGHFISTLFEGATGTNWGRVLVYVAAFIGFMAVLLTLLKVNAFRVLYSGADRGHVPANIFHENIHEMDFDKLLQEALAQQKYREGIRLLFLHTLKLLTDKQFIEWRAGKTNHDYVEELGGELKSCFTELSFYFDHAWYGNFPVREDAFIKTRQLFQSIKHKTSHP, translated from the coding sequence GTGCCGGGGGCCAACCCCCACAACGCGAAGAGGGCTACTGAAATGAGGGGCTGTGCCATTGCCATATTCATTTTGTGGATGCCGGCCATTGGGCTGGCCGGCAACGGGCATGCCCTTCCCGACACTACCGGTATGGTAAAAGCAGCGGAAAACGATTTTGTTCCCCCTGCCCCCAACGACTCCATCCGGGTAATGGCCAGGGAATTTACACCGCAAAAAATAGAACGGTTTAAATCGGACAAGGATTTTGACTACCGCGAGCCCCTCACCCTGGCCGAAAGTTTATGGGACCGGTTCTGGGAATGGGCAGGGCACTTCATCAGCACTTTGTTTGAGGGGGCAACGGGCACAAATTGGGGACGGGTGCTGGTGTACGTGGCCGCGTTCATTGGGTTTATGGCGGTCCTGCTCACGCTCCTTAAAGTGAATGCGTTCCGGGTTTTGTATTCCGGGGCCGACCGCGGCCACGTCCCTGCCAACATTTTTCATGAAAATATCCATGAAATGGATTTTGACAAACTTCTCCAGGAAGCCCTGGCACAACAAAAATACCGTGAAGGCATCAGGCTACTGTTCCTTCATACTTTAAAACTCCTTACCGACAAGCAATTCATTGAATGGAGGGCCGGAAAAACCAACCACGATTATGTGGAAGAGCTGGGCGGTGAATTAAAATCCTGTTTTACGGAACTCAGCTTTTATTTCGACCATGCCTGGTATGGGAATTTTCCTGTGCGGGAAGACGCGTTCATAAAAACACGGCAGCTCTTTCAGTCCATTAAGCACAAAACTTCCCACCCATGA
- a CDS encoding GIY-YIG nuclease family protein, translating to MFHTYVLYSEAFNKIYIGHTSKLEARILSHNVLGTKGWTIRFRPWKLVYSEQFSSKKEAMAREKQLKSAQGRKFIRSLPAF from the coding sequence ATGTTCCACACTTACGTTTTATATTCTGAAGCGTTCAACAAAATTTACATTGGCCACACCTCTAAACTAGAGGCCAGGATACTTTCCCATAACGTGTTGGGCACCAAGGGATGGACGATCAGGTTCAGGCCCTGGAAGCTTGTTTACAGTGAACAGTTCAGTTCAAAAAAAGAGGCCATGGCAAGGGAAAAACAACTCAAGTCCGCACAGGGAAGGAAGTTCATCAGGTCCCTACCGGCTTTCTAA
- a CDS encoding cytochrome b5 has protein sequence MVTRQQLALRNGQDKPEVWIAYKGLVYNVTHSRLWKTGTHYEHWAGQDLTDELVDAPHTEEVFSKFEPIANLEKK, from the coding sequence ATGGTTACCCGGCAGCAACTGGCCTTGCGGAACGGCCAGGACAAGCCCGAGGTATGGATTGCCTACAAGGGGCTGGTGTACAATGTCACCCATTCGCGCTTGTGGAAAACCGGCACCCACTATGAGCACTGGGCCGGGCAAGACCTGACGGACGAACTCGTGGACGCGCCCCATACGGAGGAGGTTTTTAGTAAATTTGAGCCCATAGCCAACCTGGAAAAAAAATGA
- a CDS encoding membrane dipeptidase, which yields MKLTYSLLCVFALLLCGCGQKKTTENMTDEELHAYADELAHRFIITDTHIDVPYRLKEQHINVNAENANVLVSTTEGDFDYDRAKKGGLDAPFMSIYIPSEYQQEADMGKAFADSLIDNVVAITKNLPDKFALANSPQEVEANFKAGKISLPMGMENGAPFGNDLANVKYFYDRGIRYTTLTHGKDNQICDSSYDTTGTHGGLSDFGRQVVAEMNRVGIMVDISHVDDDTFYQVMELSKAPAIASHSSCRFFTPGFERNMSDDMIKALGAKGGVIQINIGSSFLDSAVVQANKANTEKLNAMLKEAGLTEGDADAKPLIEQFRKDNPKHYATVAKVADHIDHVVELAGIDHVGIGTDFDGVGDSLPTGLKDVSAYPNLIFELLKRGYSDEDIEKICSKNLFRVWNKVAEVASQLQAN from the coding sequence ATGAAATTAACCTATTCCCTGCTTTGTGTTTTTGCCCTGCTCCTGTGTGGGTGCGGGCAAAAGAAAACCACCGAAAACATGACGGACGAAGAATTGCATGCCTATGCGGATGAGTTGGCCCATCGCTTCATCATTACCGATACCCACATTGATGTGCCCTATCGGTTAAAAGAGCAGCACATCAACGTCAACGCGGAAAATGCAAATGTATTGGTGAGCACCACCGAAGGCGATTTTGATTATGACAGGGCCAAAAAAGGAGGGCTGGATGCCCCTTTTATGTCCATTTATATTCCTTCGGAGTACCAGCAAGAAGCCGATATGGGGAAAGCGTTTGCCGATTCGCTCATTGACAACGTGGTTGCCATTACTAAAAACCTGCCCGACAAATTTGCACTGGCCAATTCCCCACAGGAGGTAGAGGCCAATTTTAAAGCAGGAAAGATTTCCCTGCCCATGGGCATGGAGAATGGGGCGCCTTTTGGCAACGACCTTGCCAACGTAAAGTATTTTTACGACCGTGGCATCCGCTATACCACATTGACCCACGGCAAAGACAACCAGATTTGCGATTCGTCTTACGATACTACCGGCACCCATGGCGGGCTGAGCGACTTTGGCCGCCAGGTGGTGGCAGAGATGAATAGGGTAGGTATCATGGTGGACATCTCCCATGTGGATGACGACACCTTCTATCAGGTGATGGAATTGTCAAAGGCCCCGGCCATTGCCTCCCACTCTTCCTGCCGGTTTTTCACGCCAGGTTTTGAAAGGAACATGAGCGATGATATGATCAAAGCGCTGGGCGCCAAGGGCGGGGTAATCCAAATTAATATCGGTTCCTCCTTTTTGGACTCTGCCGTAGTGCAGGCCAACAAGGCAAACACTGAAAAATTAAATGCTATGCTAAAAGAGGCAGGGCTGACGGAAGGCGATGCCGATGCCAAGCCCCTCATCGAGCAATTCAGGAAGGACAACCCTAAACATTATGCCACGGTGGCCAAAGTGGCCGACCACATCGACCACGTTGTGGAGCTGGCCGGGATAGACCACGTGGGGATTGGAACGGACTTTGACGGGGTGGGCGATAGTTTGCCCACAGGCCTTAAGGATGTTTCTGCCTATCCCAACCTGATTTTCGAATTGTTGAAAAGGGGCTACTCCGATGAGGATATCGAAAAAATATGTTCCAAAAACCTATTTAGGGTCTGGAACAAAGTAGCGGAAGTGGCCAGTCAGCTTCAGGCCAACTGA
- a CDS encoding N-acetylglucosamine kinase: MILIADSGGSKIDWRILRDDGSIGQANGSGFNPYYQPPSDLQKSIEDTLLPQLTGTVGEVFFYGAGLSSPGNQEIVKGVLAKYFEHAVVEVNLDLLGAARALCGDEEGIACILGTGANSCSYDGSKVKKNMASLGWILGDEGSGAYMGKQLIKGYLRKEMPEKLAGQLRARYPFNREEILGKIYQQSRPAAFLGGFARFIFQHLKDPYCYQLAYAGFDAFFKNNVMQYDNHKNVKVHFTGSVAFYFSNIVRQVGADNGVVVRNIVESPIAGLTLFHNKSLNV; the protein is encoded by the coding sequence ATGATACTGATTGCGGACAGCGGGGGATCAAAAATCGACTGGAGGATTTTGCGGGACGATGGCAGCATAGGCCAGGCAAACGGCTCGGGGTTCAACCCCTACTACCAGCCACCATCCGACCTGCAAAAGTCCATTGAAGACACCCTGTTGCCCCAACTGACCGGCACGGTAGGGGAGGTATTTTTTTATGGTGCCGGCCTTTCCTCGCCTGGAAACCAGGAAATAGTGAAGGGGGTATTGGCCAAATATTTTGAACATGCTGTTGTAGAGGTTAATTTAGACCTGCTTGGGGCGGCCCGCGCCCTTTGCGGGGATGAAGAAGGGATTGCGTGCATATTGGGAACGGGGGCCAATTCATGCAGTTATGATGGCAGCAAGGTCAAAAAGAACATGGCCAGCCTCGGGTGGATACTCGGGGACGAGGGTTCCGGGGCATATATGGGCAAACAATTGATAAAAGGTTATCTTCGCAAGGAAATGCCTGAAAAACTAGCTGGGCAATTGAGGGCCAGGTATCCCTTCAACCGGGAGGAAATCCTGGGCAAAATTTACCAGCAAAGCAGGCCGGCAGCCTTTTTAGGGGGCTTTGCCAGGTTTATTTTTCAACACCTGAAAGACCCTTATTGCTACCAGTTGGCCTATGCAGGTTTTGATGCGTTTTTTAAAAACAACGTCATGCAGTACGACAACCACAAAAATGTCAAGGTCCACTTTACCGGAAGCGTTGCGTTCTATTTTTCCAATATCGTGCGCCAGGTTGGGGCCGACAACGGGGTTGTGGTCAGGAATATCGTGGAGTCCCCCATTGCGGGCCTCACTTTGTTTCATAACAAAAGCTTAAACGTTTAA
- a CDS encoding RDD family protein, producing MHSIKVRTTQNVFITYPIASLGDRILAFLLDYLILVAYSVFILALFINMEMDVAWVWGVSLGLPWLFYHLLFEVFMNGQSPGKRVMSIKVVRLDGTPATIGNYIMRWVFAFIDFYILSGLVAVLAIAVGGKGQRLGDMVAGTSVVKPTAQSGMAASEIFVTPGEGYVPTFGQVIQLTENDIALVQRALEVNRDQGNAQPVMEVTERIKSLLGIQSDLPPVKFLYTIIKDFNHITSK from the coding sequence ATGCATTCGATAAAGGTCAGGACCACCCAAAACGTATTTATAACCTACCCCATCGCCAGCCTTGGGGACCGTATCCTCGCTTTTTTGCTCGACTACCTTATTCTGGTTGCCTATTCGGTTTTTATCCTGGCACTATTTATAAATATGGAAATGGACGTAGCCTGGGTTTGGGGGGTGTCGCTCGGGCTTCCCTGGCTGTTTTATCATCTCCTGTTCGAGGTTTTTATGAATGGGCAAAGCCCTGGGAAAAGGGTCATGAGCATTAAGGTGGTCCGCCTGGATGGCACCCCGGCCACCATAGGGAACTATATCATGCGTTGGGTTTTTGCCTTTATTGATTTCTATATTTTGTCGGGCTTGGTTGCCGTGTTGGCCATAGCCGTGGGCGGCAAGGGGCAGCGGTTGGGGGATATGGTGGCGGGCACCTCTGTGGTGAAGCCAACGGCCCAAAGCGGGATGGCCGCCAGCGAAATATTTGTAACGCCAGGCGAAGGGTATGTGCCCACCTTTGGGCAGGTAATACAATTGACCGAAAACGATATAGCCCTCGTCCAAAGGGCACTTGAAGTAAACAGGGACCAGGGCAATGCCCAGCCGGTGATGGAAGTTACCGAAAGGATAAAGTCATTGCTGGGCATACAGTCCGACCTTCCCCCTGTCAAGTTCCTTTATACCATCATAAAGGATTTCAACCATATTACTTCAAAGTGA
- the era gene encoding GTPase Era encodes MPETHKAGFVSIIGKPNVGKSTLMNKLVGENLSIITFKAQTTRHRIMGILSGDGFQIVYSDTPGLLEPKYELHKKMMAYVQVSLEDADLVLLVVELGEKHDPAIFDRLKKVRAPIFLVINKTDLAKGSQLEDKTNYWKAQLAPASIIPVSALTGENVDKLLEEIIRHLPVHPPYYPKDNLTDKSERFFASEIIREKIFLNYGQEVPYSSEVSIEEFKDTEAIIRIRAVIYVERDSQKGILIGKGGASLKKVGTEARKDLEAFFNKKVFLETHVKVADNWRKQKQRLKQFGYTD; translated from the coding sequence ATGCCGGAAACGCACAAAGCAGGGTTTGTGAGCATCATAGGGAAGCCCAACGTGGGGAAATCCACCCTCATGAACAAGCTGGTGGGCGAGAACCTCTCCATCATCACCTTCAAGGCGCAGACCACCCGCCACCGCATCATGGGCATCCTTTCGGGCGATGGTTTCCAAATCGTATATTCGGACACCCCCGGCCTGCTGGAGCCTAAATACGAGTTGCACAAGAAAATGATGGCCTATGTGCAGGTTTCCCTTGAAGATGCGGACCTGGTGCTTTTGGTGGTGGAGCTGGGCGAAAAGCACGACCCGGCCATTTTCGACCGGTTAAAAAAGGTAAGGGCGCCCATTTTCCTGGTCATTAACAAAACCGACCTGGCAAAAGGGTCGCAACTGGAAGACAAAACCAACTATTGGAAAGCCCAGCTGGCCCCCGCGTCCATCATTCCGGTATCGGCCCTCACAGGCGAAAACGTGGACAAATTATTGGAGGAAATCATCCGCCACTTGCCGGTGCACCCCCCTTATTACCCAAAGGACAACCTGACGGACAAAAGCGAGCGGTTTTTTGCTTCCGAAATAATCCGGGAGAAGATATTCCTTAATTATGGGCAGGAGGTGCCCTACAGCAGCGAGGTAAGCATAGAAGAATTCAAGGACACGGAAGCCATCATACGGATAAGGGCGGTTATTTATGTGGAAAGGGATTCGCAAAAAGGCATCCTCATTGGCAAGGGCGGGGCCTCCCTTAAAAAGGTAGGGACAGAGGCCAGAAAAGACCTGGAGGCTTTTTTCAACAAGAAGGTTTTTCTTGAGACCCACGTAAAGGTGGCCGATAACTGGCGAAAGCAAAAGCAGCGATTGAAGCAATTTGGCTATACGGATTGA
- a CDS encoding MoxR family ATPase encodes MDESVFQDRVDFAKISGHVTKIKEEIGKVIVGQEEMIELLVAAMLAEGHVLIEGVPGVAKTLTAKLFSRIISVGFSRIQFTPDLMPSDVLGTSVFNVKSAEFEFRPGPIFSNIVLIDEINRAPAKTQAALFEVMEERQVTIDGATHPMQKPYMVLATQNPIEHEGTYRLPEAQLDRFLFKTVVGYPNLEDEVSILSKQQQREGALALEEVAPVLSAKDIAGMKSIVHKVHVEGPLVRYIAQIVQETRNNPMLFLGASPRASIAILNGAKAFALIHGHDFISPEDIKKIALPVLRHRIVLSPEKEMEGVLPDTILQQLIDKIEVPR; translated from the coding sequence ATGGACGAATCCGTTTTTCAGGACCGTGTGGATTTTGCAAAGATCAGCGGGCACGTAACCAAAATCAAGGAAGAAATAGGCAAGGTGATTGTAGGCCAGGAGGAAATGATCGAACTGTTGGTGGCCGCCATGCTGGCCGAAGGCCATGTGCTGATAGAGGGCGTGCCAGGCGTGGCCAAGACCCTGACCGCCAAATTGTTTTCCAGGATAATTTCCGTAGGGTTTTCGCGAATACAGTTCACCCCGGACCTGATGCCATCAGACGTGTTGGGCACCTCGGTGTTCAATGTAAAAAGTGCTGAATTTGAATTTCGCCCTGGCCCCATATTTTCCAACATTGTACTGATTGACGAGATCAACCGGGCGCCCGCCAAAACCCAGGCCGCCCTTTTTGAGGTGATGGAAGAGCGCCAGGTGACCATTGACGGGGCCACGCACCCTATGCAAAAACCCTACATGGTGCTGGCCACACAAAACCCCATAGAACATGAAGGTACCTACCGGCTACCGGAGGCCCAACTGGACCGGTTCCTGTTCAAAACCGTAGTGGGCTACCCCAACCTTGAGGACGAAGTAAGCATCCTTTCAAAACAACAACAGCGCGAAGGCGCCCTTGCCCTGGAAGAAGTGGCCCCTGTCCTTTCCGCTAAGGATATTGCCGGCATGAAATCCATCGTCCACAAAGTCCATGTGGAGGGCCCCCTCGTTCGCTACATTGCCCAAATCGTACAGGAAACACGCAACAACCCCATGCTGTTTTTGGGGGCTTCGCCACGGGCTTCCATTGCCATCCTGAATGGCGCCAAAGCATTTGCGCTCATCCATGGCCACGATTTCATCAGTCCCGAAGACATAAAAAAAATTGCCTTGCCGGTATTGAGGCACCGCATTGTCCTCAGCCCGGAGAAAGAAATGGAGGGCGTATTGCCCGATACAATCCTGCAGCAGTTAATTGACAAGATCGAGGTGCCCAGATGA
- the der gene encoding ribosome biogenesis GTPase Der, producing MTNIVAIVGRPNVGKSTLFNRLVEKREAIMDDVPGVTRDRHYGHAEWSGRFFSVIDTGGYVTGSDDKFESQIRKQVEAAIEDCTAIIFMVDGRAGLTGYDKEFANLVRRFKKPVFVAVNKADTPDKTPLANEFYELGMGEVYPISAENGSGTGELLDEVVKTFETEGMEDPNEGIPKIAIVGRPNVGKSSFLNVLLGEDRSIVTDVAGTTRDAVHSRYKMYGNDFILIDTAGIRKKSKVKEDIEFYSVLRSMKAMEDSDVCIVLVDAERGLEQQDTAIISLAQKQGKGIVIMVNKWDLIDKDTKTADEVKKAMLEKLVPATYIPIIFASVLTKQRIFQVMEKAVAVYHNKVKKVPTSKLNDALLPEIARYPPPAIKGKLVQIKYITQVKAKTPSFAFFCNLPQYIKTPYMRFLENKLRANFDFEGTPIRLFFRKK from the coding sequence ATGACAAACATTGTAGCAATAGTAGGAAGGCCCAACGTGGGAAAATCAACACTCTTCAACCGCCTGGTGGAGAAACGGGAAGCCATTATGGACGATGTGCCGGGCGTGACCCGGGACCGGCACTACGGCCATGCGGAGTGGTCCGGCAGGTTTTTTTCCGTGATCGATACAGGCGGGTATGTGACCGGGTCGGACGACAAGTTTGAATCACAGATCAGGAAACAAGTGGAGGCGGCCATAGAGGATTGCACGGCCATTATCTTCATGGTGGATGGAAGGGCAGGGCTTACCGGGTACGACAAGGAGTTTGCCAACCTTGTACGCAGGTTCAAAAAGCCCGTTTTCGTGGCCGTAAACAAAGCAGACACCCCTGACAAAACCCCGTTGGCCAACGAGTTTTATGAATTGGGCATGGGCGAGGTATACCCCATTTCCGCAGAAAATGGAAGTGGCACAGGGGAACTGCTGGATGAAGTCGTTAAAACCTTTGAAACGGAAGGGATGGAGGACCCCAATGAAGGCATTCCCAAAATTGCCATTGTGGGCAGGCCCAATGTGGGAAAATCCTCGTTCCTGAACGTGTTGCTGGGCGAGGACCGGAGCATTGTGACAGACGTGGCCGGCACCACGCGCGATGCGGTGCACTCGCGGTACAAGATGTACGGCAACGATTTTATCCTCATCGATACGGCCGGTATAAGGAAAAAGAGCAAGGTAAAGGAAGATATTGAATTCTACTCCGTGCTAAGGTCCATGAAGGCGATGGAAGATAGCGATGTGTGCATCGTACTGGTGGATGCCGAAAGGGGACTGGAACAGCAGGATACGGCCATCATAAGCCTCGCACAAAAGCAGGGCAAGGGCATTGTCATTATGGTAAACAAGTGGGACCTCATCGACAAGGACACCAAAACAGCCGATGAGGTCAAGAAAGCCATGTTGGAAAAACTGGTGCCCGCCACCTACATTCCCATTATTTTTGCCTCCGTCCTCACCAAACAGCGTATTTTCCAGGTAATGGAGAAGGCCGTGGCCGTGTACCACAACAAGGTCAAAAAGGTACCTACCTCAAAATTGAACGATGCCCTACTGCCTGAAATCGCAAGGTACCCTCCCCCGGCCATCAAGGGCAAGCTCGTTCAAATCAAATATATTACCCAGGTAAAGGCCAAAACACCCTCTTTTGCCTTTTTTTGCAACCTTCCCCAGTACATCAAAACCCCCTATATGCGGTTTTTGGAAAATAAGCTACGGGCAAATTTTGACTTTGAGGGCACCCCCATAAGGCTATTTTTCCGGAAAAAATAA
- the murQ gene encoding N-acetylmuramic acid 6-phosphate etherase, whose protein sequence is MLGTESSSKYDNLEGMGLRDLLVNINHEDQSVPLAVQKKIPEIEKLVTVIVEKMQKGGRLFYIGAGTSGRLGILDASEIPPTYGLLQDRVIGLIAGGDQAIRRAVEHAEDDIDQAWRDLLEHRITEADVLIGIAASGRTPYVIGGVRTARKKGVVTGCITCNEGSVLARLVDHPIEVAVGPEFVTGSTRMKAGTAQKLVLNMISTATMIQLGRIKGNRMVDMQLSNDKLIERGIRIIMLELGVDEERAVALLKRYGNVRVAIERMR, encoded by the coding sequence GTGTTGGGCACGGAATCATCATCAAAATACGATAACCTGGAAGGGATGGGCCTTCGCGATTTGCTGGTAAACATAAACCATGAAGACCAGTCTGTGCCCTTGGCGGTACAAAAGAAAATCCCTGAAATAGAAAAGCTGGTGACGGTGATTGTGGAAAAGATGCAAAAAGGCGGAAGGCTCTTTTACATCGGGGCAGGAACCAGCGGCAGGCTGGGGATACTGGACGCGTCAGAGATACCGCCCACTTATGGTTTGCTGCAGGACAGGGTTATTGGGTTGATTGCGGGTGGTGACCAGGCCATACGCAGGGCAGTGGAGCATGCAGAGGACGACATCGACCAGGCATGGAGGGACCTGCTTGAACATCGCATCACGGAGGCGGACGTACTCATTGGGATAGCCGCCTCCGGTAGGACCCCTTACGTGATTGGGGGCGTGCGCACGGCAAGGAAAAAGGGCGTGGTTACCGGTTGCATCACTTGCAATGAGGGTTCGGTGTTGGCCAGGCTAGTAGACCATCCCATTGAAGTGGCCGTAGGCCCTGAATTTGTGACCGGGAGCACCCGCATGAAGGCCGGCACGGCACAAAAACTGGTGCTCAACATGATCTCCACGGCCACCATGATCCAATTGGGAAGGATCAAAGGAAACCGGATGGTGGACATGCAGCTAAGCAACGATAAACTTATTGAAAGGGGGATCAGGATAATCATGCTCGAACTGGGTGTGGACGAGGAGAGGGCTGTGGCCTTGTTGAAAAGGTACGGAAACGTGCGCGTGGCCATAGAGCGCATGAGGTAA